In Agrobacterium sp. RAC06, a single window of DNA contains:
- a CDS encoding aldehyde dehydrogenase family protein, with product MSNHLKFFIDGAWVDPLEPAVLDVIDPSTEETFTTISIGGRGDVERAVAAARKAFATFSLTDRSERLALLVRILAVYNERFDDIAQAISREMGAPLTFARDSQAGAGRAHLEATIAAFKSFEFMEQRGSTRIVKEPIGVCALITPWNWPLNQIVCKVAPAIAAGCTVVLKPSEIAPVSGLIFAEVMQAAGTPDGVFNLVNGRGPEVGQVMAGHPDVDMVSFTGSTRAGIIVAKTAADTVKRVAQELGGKSANIILPDADLETAVRKGVEGCFGNSGQSCDAPTRMLVPADRHDEALHIAREAADAHKVGDPRAEDTVLGPVVSDIQYNKIQRLIEMGIEEGALLVTGGPGRPEGLNRGYYIRPTVFGHVTPDMTIAREEIFGPVLSIMPYETEEEAIAIANDTVYGLAAYVQSQDIDHARRVAGQMRAGSVYLNYPDWDTSAPFGGYKQSGNGREYADWGINDFLEIKGIVGWGA from the coding sequence ATGTCCAACCATCTGAAGTTCTTCATAGACGGTGCGTGGGTCGATCCGCTGGAGCCTGCAGTGCTGGACGTGATCGATCCGTCCACCGAGGAGACCTTTACGACGATCTCCATCGGCGGACGCGGCGATGTCGAACGCGCCGTGGCAGCCGCCCGAAAAGCCTTTGCCACTTTCTCGCTGACCGACCGGTCGGAGCGACTGGCGCTTCTTGTGCGCATCCTTGCTGTTTACAACGAGCGCTTCGACGACATCGCCCAGGCCATCAGTCGTGAAATGGGTGCGCCGCTCACTTTCGCACGAGACTCTCAAGCCGGGGCAGGGCGAGCGCATCTGGAGGCAACGATTGCCGCCTTCAAGAGCTTCGAATTCATGGAACAGCGTGGCTCGACCCGCATCGTCAAGGAGCCAATCGGCGTCTGTGCGCTTATCACGCCCTGGAACTGGCCGCTCAACCAGATCGTCTGCAAGGTTGCTCCGGCAATTGCCGCCGGCTGCACCGTCGTGCTCAAGCCCTCGGAGATCGCGCCGGTCTCGGGGCTGATCTTTGCCGAGGTGATGCAGGCGGCTGGGACGCCTGATGGGGTGTTCAACCTGGTCAACGGCCGCGGCCCCGAAGTTGGCCAGGTGATGGCAGGCCATCCCGATGTCGACATGGTGTCGTTCACCGGTTCGACGCGGGCCGGCATCATCGTCGCCAAGACGGCGGCCGACACGGTCAAGCGTGTGGCTCAGGAACTGGGCGGCAAGTCGGCGAACATCATCCTTCCGGATGCCGATCTCGAAACTGCCGTGCGCAAGGGCGTGGAGGGCTGTTTCGGCAATTCGGGCCAGTCCTGCGATGCGCCGACCCGGATGCTGGTCCCGGCCGATCGCCATGACGAGGCGCTTCATATTGCGCGCGAGGCTGCGGACGCTCACAAGGTCGGTGATCCCAGAGCCGAAGATACCGTCCTCGGTCCTGTGGTGAGCGACATTCAATACAACAAGATCCAGCGGCTGATCGAAATGGGGATCGAAGAAGGCGCGCTGCTGGTCACCGGCGGTCCCGGGCGGCCCGAGGGCCTGAACCGCGGCTACTATATCCGCCCTACGGTTTTCGGCCATGTGACGCCGGATATGACGATCGCCCGTGAAGAGATTTTCGGCCCCGTGCTGTCGATCATGCCCTACGAGACCGAAGAGGAGGCGATCGCAATCGCCAACGACACCGTCTATGGCCTCGCTGCCTATGTTCAGTCGCAGGATATCGACCATGCGCGGCGGGTTGCAGGGCAGATGCGCGCGGGCTCCGTCTATCTGAACTATCCGGACTGGGACACGTCCGCGCCGTTCGGCGGCTACAAACAATCCGGCAACGGGCGCGAATATGCCGACTGGGGGATCAACGACTTTCTCGAGATCAAGGGCATCGTTGGCTGGGGCGCCTGA
- a CDS encoding metallophosphoesterase, translated as MSTDTGRPPRLVIDPSDYAAVYAIGDVHGCLDALLELEDMIREDAQSIEGRKLIVMLGDYVDRGPKSAAVLYHLTASPPSGFERVSLRGNHDDAFLAFLDGDPAGDWVLDHGAETTLASYGVEIDGFTLPAGRFALREAIRNAVPSSHVAFLRSLPVLLTMGTDVFAHAGLKPGRPLSEQTDDDLMWIRRSFLDLGPGLPVRVFHGHTPMREAHVGPDRVSLDTHCYRSGRLTAARVLAGDVTILSVG; from the coding sequence ATGAGCACTGACACAGGTCGCCCACCACGTCTCGTCATCGATCCCTCCGACTATGCCGCTGTCTACGCAATCGGTGACGTGCATGGCTGTCTCGATGCGCTTCTGGAGCTGGAAGACATGATCCGCGAGGACGCGCAGTCGATAGAGGGGCGCAAGCTGATCGTGATGCTCGGCGACTATGTCGACCGAGGCCCGAAATCCGCTGCCGTCCTCTATCATCTCACGGCATCGCCGCCTTCAGGATTCGAGCGGGTTAGCCTGCGGGGCAATCACGACGACGCCTTCCTCGCATTTCTCGACGGTGATCCGGCCGGTGACTGGGTCCTCGACCACGGTGCGGAGACGACCTTGGCGTCCTACGGGGTCGAGATCGACGGTTTCACTCTGCCTGCTGGCCGATTTGCTTTGCGCGAGGCCATTAGGAATGCAGTTCCGAGCAGCCATGTGGCGTTTCTCAGATCGCTGCCGGTGCTGCTCACCATGGGTACGGATGTCTTCGCCCATGCCGGTCTAAAGCCGGGGCGACCGCTTTCCGAGCAGACCGATGACGACCTCATGTGGATCAGGCGATCCTTCCTCGATCTCGGTCCGGGTCTGCCTGTCCGTGTCTTTCACGGGCATACGCCGATGCGGGAAGCCCATGTCGGTCCGGATCGGGTCAGTCTCGACACGCATTGCTATCGCAGCGGGCGGCTGACAGCGGCGCGTGTTTTGGCTGGAGACGTGACAATCCTCTCTGTCGGCTAA
- a CDS encoding DUF1236 domain-containing protein yields the protein MNTKIIALGAVVLGAVASPVLAQEGTVTGAAGGAVTGAIVGGPVGAAVGGVVGAIAGTAVAPPPDRVVTYVQQQPVPAQPVVIERQVVVGEPLPQEVVLTTIPEDPTYAYAVVNNQRVIVDPQTYVVVGVVQ from the coding sequence ATGAATACGAAGATTATCGCTCTTGGCGCAGTCGTACTTGGTGCCGTCGCTTCTCCTGTCCTGGCGCAGGAAGGTACGGTCACCGGTGCTGCCGGTGGTGCCGTGACCGGTGCTATTGTCGGCGGTCCCGTTGGTGCCGCCGTAGGTGGCGTCGTCGGCGCCATTGCCGGCACCGCAGTCGCCCCGCCGCCGGACCGGGTTGTCACCTATGTCCAGCAGCAGCCGGTCCCGGCTCAGCCGGTCGTGATCGAGCGGCAGGTGGTCGTCGGTGAACCTCTTCCGCAGGAAGTTGTCCTGACCACGATCCCCGAGGATCCGACCTATGCCTATGCCGTGGTCAACAACCAGCGCGTCATCGTCGACCCGCAGACCTATGTCGTCGTCGGCGTCGTTCAGTAA